From the genome of Psychroserpens ponticola, one region includes:
- a CDS encoding aminotransferase class I/II-fold pyridoxal phosphate-dependent enzyme, which yields MKDLFEKIYKDKGPLGKWASHAEGYFVFPKLEGKISNRMKFQGKDVITWSINDYLGLANHPEVRKVDAEAAAEYGSAYPMGARMMSGHTDLHEKLQDELAEFVNKQAAYLLNFGYQGMVSTIDALVSKDDIIVYDVDAHACIIDGVRLHMGKRFTYKHNDVESLEKNLERATKMAEHTGGGILVISEGVFGMRGEQGRLKEIVELKKKFNFRLFVDDAHGFGTLGKTGAGAGEEQGVQDDIDVYFATFAKSMASTGAFIAADQEIIDYLKYNLRSQMFAKSLQMQLVVGARKRLQMLKTMPELKENLWTIVDALQSGLKKRGFDIGTTQSCVTPVYLKGSIPEAMALVRDLRENYGIFCSIVVYPVIPKGLILLRMIPTATHTLEDVTETLDAFDAIRERLENGTYKRLSAAVIAAMGE from the coding sequence ATGAAGGATTTATTTGAAAAGATTTATAAAGATAAAGGACCGTTAGGAAAATGGGCTTCTCACGCAGAAGGTTATTTTGTTTTCCCTAAGTTAGAAGGTAAGATATCTAATAGAATGAAGTTTCAAGGTAAAGACGTAATTACATGGAGTATTAACGATTATCTTGGTCTTGCTAACCATCCTGAGGTTAGAAAGGTTGATGCCGAAGCTGCAGCAGAATATGGATCAGCTTACCCAATGGGAGCTCGAATGATGTCTGGTCATACAGATCTTCACGAAAAATTACAAGATGAGCTTGCTGAATTTGTAAATAAACAAGCAGCATATTTATTGAACTTTGGTTACCAAGGCATGGTATCTACAATTGATGCTTTGGTGTCAAAAGATGATATTATTGTTTATGATGTTGATGCACACGCTTGTATTATTGATGGTGTTCGTTTGCATATGGGAAAACGATTCACCTATAAGCATAATGATGTTGAAAGTCTTGAGAAAAACTTAGAAAGAGCCACTAAAATGGCTGAACATACTGGAGGAGGAATTTTAGTAATTTCTGAAGGTGTATTTGGAATGCGAGGTGAGCAAGGACGTTTGAAAGAAATAGTTGAACTTAAAAAGAAATTTAATTTCAGATTATTTGTCGATGATGCACATGGTTTTGGAACTTTAGGTAAAACTGGAGCTGGAGCTGGTGAAGAACAAGGCGTACAGGATGATATTGACGTGTATTTTGCTACGTTTGCTAAATCTATGGCAAGTACTGGTGCATTTATAGCTGCAGATCAAGAAATTATAGACTACTTAAAATATAATTTACGTTCGCAAATGTTTGCAAAGTCACTACAAATGCAACTTGTAGTTGGTGCTCGTAAGCGTTTACAAATGCTCAAAACAATGCCAGAGCTTAAAGAAAACCTTTGGACAATTGTTGATGCATTACAATCTGGATTAAAAAAACGTGGATTTGATATCGGAACTACACAAAGTTGTGTAACTCCTGTATATCTAAAAGGAAGTATTCCTGAAGCCATGGCTTTAGTTCGTGATTTACGTGAAAACTACGGGATTTTTTGTTCTATTGTTGTATATCCAGTAATACCTAAAGGATTAATTCTTTTAAGAATGATTCCTACAGCAACTCATACATTAGAAGATGTTACTGAAACTCTTGATGCTTTTGATGCTATTAGAGAACGCTTAGAAAACGGAACATATAAACGTTTATCTGCTGCAGTCATTGCTGCGATGGGTGAATAA
- a CDS encoding PLP-dependent cysteine synthase family protein, giving the protein MKQDKHVFDNVLQLIGKTPLIKLNKMTKGFEGDFFAKVEAFNPGHSSKDRIALHIIEEAERQGILTPGDTIIETTSGNTGFSIAMVSIIKGYECILAVSSKSSADKIDMLKSMGAQVYVCPANVSANDPRSYYEVAKRLHNEIKGSIYINQYFNQLNIDAHYNSTGPEIWNQTEGKITHLVACSGTGGTISGISKYLKEQNPDVKIIGVDAFGSVLKKYHETREFDDKEIYPYRIEGLGKNLIPTATDFDLIDKFIKVTDEESAHTAREISRSEGLFVGYTSGAAMQALKQLSEDGEFKKGDKVVVIFPDHGSRYMSKIYSDKWMEEQGFFDSKTEVSESIQYIK; this is encoded by the coding sequence ATGAAACAAGACAAACATGTATTTGATAATGTTTTACAATTAATAGGTAAAACACCACTTATCAAATTAAATAAAATGACAAAAGGCTTTGAAGGTGATTTCTTCGCAAAAGTAGAAGCTTTTAATCCAGGTCATTCATCAAAAGATAGAATAGCACTTCATATTATAGAAGAAGCAGAACGACAAGGAATTCTAACTCCAGGTGATACTATTATTGAAACAACTTCAGGTAATACAGGTTTTAGTATTGCTATGGTTAGCATCATTAAAGGTTATGAGTGTATTTTAGCTGTGAGTTCTAAATCTTCAGCAGATAAAATTGATATGCTAAAATCTATGGGAGCACAAGTGTATGTGTGTCCTGCTAATGTTAGTGCTAACGATCCGCGTTCTTATTACGAAGTTGCTAAGCGTTTACATAATGAGATTAAAGGTTCTATCTATATCAATCAGTATTTTAATCAATTAAATATTGATGCACATTATAATTCTACTGGTCCTGAAATTTGGAATCAAACTGAAGGTAAAATCACTCATTTAGTTGCTTGTAGTGGAACAGGTGGAACTATTTCTGGGATATCTAAATACTTAAAAGAACAAAATCCTGATGTTAAAATCATTGGTGTTGATGCATTTGGTTCAGTATTAAAGAAATATCATGAAACACGTGAATTTGATGATAAAGAAATTTATCCTTATCGAATTGAAGGCTTAGGTAAGAATTTAATTCCTACAGCAACAGACTTCGATTTAATTGATAAATTTATCAAAGTTACGGATGAGGAAAGTGCACATACAGCTCGAGAGATTTCTAGATCTGAAGGCTTATTTGTAGGTTATACAAGTGGAGCAGCAATGCAAGCATTAAAGCAACTTAGTGAAGATGGAGAATTTAAGAAAGGTGATAAAGTTGTTGTGATATTTCCAGATCATGGATCTCGCTATATGAGTAAGATTTATAGTGATAAATGGATGGAAGAGCAAGGTTTCTTTGATAGTAAAACAGAAGTCTCTGAAAGCATTCAGTATATAAAATAA
- a CDS encoding S9 family peptidase, translating into MKTTIEAPIARQIPKELEIHNDLRIDNYFWLNQREDQNVLDYLNAENDYYEQETAHTNSFEKQLFEEMKARIKEDDSSVPYKYNGYWYIVRYEKGKDYPIYTRKKESLEAKEELIFDCNDMAKGHGYFRLVGLSVSPDNTMISFGLDTVGRRQYNLQIKSLITNEIFSDVIKNTTGSSTWANDNCTIFYTKKDEQTLRANEIYKHKIGDSEDEDIIVFTENDDTFGVAVYKSKSRKYIIIACYSTLTNEFHILNADAPDNEFKVFQKRVRGLEYSMSHFENHFYVVTNKDEATNFKLMKTPENATKLENWVEVIPHRKDVLIEDIEIFKDYIVISERTNGLNEIRIKRWDNTEDYYLPFDNETYTVNVGTNVDFDTEILRYAYNSLTTPASVIDFNMRTKAKEIKKEQQVLDPKFDKNNYTSERIWATAQDGTKIPMSVVRRKDSKLDGNTPVLQYAYGSYGSTVDPYFSTIRLSLLDRGFIYVIAHVRGGEYLGRQWYEDGKLLKKKNTFTDFIDCSKHLIAEGYTSKSHLYAMGGSAGGLLMGVIINEAPELYNGVIAAVPFVDVVTTMLDHTIPLTTGEYDEWGNPNNKDYYKYIKSYSPYDNLKKQNYPNLLVTTGLHDSQVQYWEPAKWVSKLRTYKQDTNKLYLLTNMKAGHGGASGRFEALKEDAQEYAFLLDLEGITS; encoded by the coding sequence ATGAAGACGACTATTGAAGCTCCTATTGCAAGACAAATTCCTAAAGAATTAGAAATCCATAATGATCTTAGAATTGATAACTATTTCTGGCTAAACCAACGAGAAGATCAAAATGTGTTGGATTACCTAAATGCTGAAAACGATTATTACGAGCAAGAAACTGCTCATACTAATAGTTTTGAAAAGCAATTGTTTGAAGAAATGAAAGCAAGAATCAAGGAAGATGATTCTTCAGTTCCCTATAAATACAATGGTTATTGGTACATCGTTCGGTATGAAAAAGGTAAAGATTATCCGATTTACACACGCAAAAAAGAAAGTTTAGAAGCCAAAGAAGAGTTGATTTTTGATTGCAACGACATGGCAAAAGGTCATGGTTATTTTAGATTAGTAGGATTAAGTGTGAGTCCAGATAATACGATGATTTCTTTTGGATTGGATACTGTTGGCAGACGACAATACAATCTTCAAATTAAGAGTTTAATTACTAATGAGATATTTTCAGACGTAATAAAAAACACAACTGGCTCGTCAACTTGGGCAAATGATAATTGTACCATTTTTTACACAAAAAAAGACGAACAAACGCTTCGAGCAAATGAAATTTACAAACATAAAATAGGTGATTCTGAAGACGAAGATATTATCGTATTCACCGAAAATGATGATACTTTTGGAGTTGCTGTTTACAAATCTAAATCAAGAAAATATATCATCATTGCCTGTTATAGTACGCTCACAAATGAGTTTCATATCCTCAATGCAGATGCTCCAGATAACGAATTTAAAGTCTTTCAAAAAAGAGTTCGAGGTTTAGAGTATAGCATGTCTCATTTTGAAAACCATTTTTATGTGGTTACTAATAAAGATGAAGCAACCAACTTCAAACTTATGAAAACACCAGAAAATGCTACCAAACTTGAAAATTGGGTTGAAGTCATTCCTCATAGAAAAGATGTTTTGATTGAAGATATTGAGATATTCAAAGATTATATAGTCATTAGTGAACGAACTAATGGATTAAATGAAATAAGAATAAAACGTTGGGATAATACTGAAGATTATTATTTGCCATTTGATAATGAAACTTACACTGTAAATGTAGGAACAAACGTCGATTTTGATACTGAAATTTTAAGATATGCATATAATTCACTGACTACTCCAGCGTCTGTAATAGATTTCAATATGCGAACAAAAGCTAAAGAAATCAAAAAAGAACAGCAAGTTTTAGATCCTAAGTTTGACAAAAACAACTATACTTCTGAACGCATATGGGCAACTGCACAAGATGGCACTAAAATCCCAATGTCTGTCGTTAGAAGAAAAGACTCCAAACTTGATGGGAACACTCCAGTATTGCAATACGCTTATGGAAGTTATGGTTCTACCGTTGATCCATATTTTTCAACAATCCGATTAAGTTTGTTAGACAGAGGGTTTATTTATGTAATTGCACATGTTAGAGGAGGAGAGTATTTAGGAAGACAGTGGTATGAAGATGGAAAACTTCTTAAAAAGAAAAACACGTTTACAGATTTTATAGATTGTTCAAAACATTTAATTGCTGAAGGTTATACGTCAAAATCTCATTTATACGCAATGGGTGGAAGTGCTGGTGGTTTATTGATGGGAGTTATAATAAATGAAGCACCAGAACTCTATAACGGAGTTATTGCAGCCGTTCCTTTTGTTGACGTAGTAACAACAATGCTAGACCATACAATTCCGCTTACTACAGGAGAATATGATGAATGGGGAAACCCTAATAATAAAGACTATTACAAATATATCAAAAGTTACTCACCATATGATAATTTGAAAAAGCAAAATTATCCAAATCTATTGGTAACCACAGGTTTACACGATTCGCAAGTGCAGTATTGGGAACCTGCAAAGTGGGTTTCTAAGCTCAGAACTTATAAACAAGATACTAACAAATTATATCTTCTAACCAATATGAAAGCTGGTCATGGTGGAGCTTCCGGACGATTTGAAGCTCTAAAAGAAGATGCTCAAGAATACGCTTTTTTACTAGACTTAGAAGGAATTACTAGCTAG
- a CDS encoding YbaB/EbfC family nucleoid-associated protein: MFGDMMGKLKEAQKKVEETKERLHTVLIDEKSNDNKLKVTITANRTLKSIAIDDELLQDKDMLEDYLILTINKAIERASTVHETEVAAVAKAGMPNIPGMDMFK, from the coding sequence ATGTTTGGAGATATGATGGGGAAACTTAAAGAAGCCCAGAAAAAAGTTGAAGAAACAAAAGAACGCCTTCATACTGTTTTAATTGACGAAAAGAGTAATGATAATAAACTAAAAGTTACTATTACCGCAAATAGAACTTTAAAATCAATTGCAATAGACGACGAATTACTTCAAGATAAGGACATGCTTGAAGATTATTTAATTCTTACGATAAACAAAGCAATTGAACGCGCTTCAACAGTTCATGAAACTGAAGTTGCAGCTGTAGCAAAAGCTGGAATGCCAAATATTCCCGGAATGGATATGTTTAAGTAA